TTTTAATGATATGCGTGAATGGCATCCATTCTTTCCATTTTCGCCCTTGACCATCCTGTACTACTTTAATTTAGTATTCAAAGAGATATTTTCGCCATCCACAAAAACAAGTAAAAGTTCAACTCAAATGAATCTCTATATTGAAAAAGGCatgacaaaaataattaatgaacAAATGCGCACACTTTGGAATTGTATTAATtcatgaaattaattaaaggtttCACTAATTGACACATCAACTCTCGTCCCCATCTCTCACACTGGTGCGTGAACCATGCCTACCTTTATAACGCCGAGCCACCCACAAATACACCAAGAAATTAACCCCATTGATAGCCGTCAATATCCAATAAAAGTAATCAAGCTTGCTCATGTTCAAGTCGTTCCTCAACCACCCTTGTTCTTCCCCACCAGTCGCACTGTCTATGATCTTAACAAGCGCAGTGCTTAACCAACTCCCGATCCCAATCTCACTCAAAAACATTGCACTGCTTATGCTTCTCGTACCATCCGTGGCTTCATCGTAGAAAAACTCCAACTGTCCCACGTACGTAAAAACCTCAGCGGTGCCGATGAGAAAGAACTGAGGAAGCAACCAAAACACACTCATCTTGCTCAACGGGTTTAAGTGGTCTCGGCGTTTCTTCTCAACCAAGGCAGCTGAGCCCAGGGCAAAGATTGAGACAAAGAGCCCGACCCCCATTCTTTGTAGCGATGTGAGGCCACGTGGGTGGCCCGTGCGTCTCCGGATGGTCGGAACCATCCATTTTTCGTAGATGGGGACGAGGATGAGGGCGTTGATTGCGGCGAATACAGGGACGGAACCTGCGGGGATTTCAAAGTTGGGGCCGAGGTGGCGGTTGGTTTTGTTGGCTTGGCTGACAAAGAAGGTGGAGAGTTGAGAGAATGAGATGGAGAGGGCTATGGTTGATGTCCATACGGGGAGGACTCTTATGAAGCATTTGAATTCTTCTACTTGGGTCACTGTGCATAGCATCCAACGACTCTTTGGGCTGCCCTCTGGGTCTGTCACCACCGCTGCTTTGTCCAAAAACCTTCACGAAAAGAGACACCTTTATTTCAAGCTTTGGACAAAACAAAGAACTTCATATAATATGCATATTGCTATATAAACGAGGCagatataattatatatagaCTTACCTATATTGTGTAGTGTGAGGTAGCTTTCGGGCACCCAAGATATCAGACTGGTTGGTCTTAACCTCATACAGATCAGCTTCACGAACCACCTCAACCCCATTAAAATGGTTCCTCACTGAGGCCACAGCCACCTGAATAAACCTAGTGAAAGGGCTGCCCATGGGCTTTTGATAACGATAATATGGAACACCAGCGGCTAAGATGGCAATGGAGCAGATCATGGCAATCGTTGGAATTCCAAAACCCCAAGTCCACCCTTTGTTATCTTGTATGTAAACCAACACCGTAATTCCCAACAGCGCACCTATGTTTATGGCAAAGAAGAACCAGTTAAAGAAGGCGTATTTGGTTTGGACTTCTCTTGAATCAGCCTCGTCGAATTGATCAGCTCCGAAGGATGAGACGCACGGTTTGATGCCGCCGGTTCCGAGGGCTATGAGGCCGAGTGCGCCGTAGAGGAAGGCAGTTTGGCCGTCGGTTGCCTTGTTGCATGGCCGGGTCGTGCATGGCGGTGGACGTAGGCTGTCTATGGAGGTGGATAGCGTCAACAAGACCATTCCCTATATGTAATAACACGTATGCAAAGCAAAgtcataaaaaacaaacaaacatcaCTCATATGGGCTTTATCTAGATAACAAGCAGTCCACTTTAGATATCCAAGAAGGCTTGTGGGCCCAATGATCCAAAATCAAAGTGGTGTTACGAATGACAATGCATACCACGGCGTAGACACATGAGAAAATGATGATGGTTTTGAAGCGGCCCAAGTAAGCATCAGCTAAAAAGGCTCCAACAAGTGTGAGAACATAGGCAGCTCCAATCCAATCTGTGACATGGGTGGCTGCACTTGGTAGCGATTGCCGCATCTCAAACACCAAGTAAGCCACCATGTTCACCGCAACGGCAAAAAATGCCAGCCTCTCAGCTACCTCATTCACTGCATGCATTCCATTCATTAATCAGGCAACATAAAGATATGATACATACATACAATTAATGAACATAAATTTGCAATGTTATTATCGTAAATAATTACCTATGATAAATGGAGAGGCCTTCCATCCTCCAGTTTTTTTCTTGTCTGCAACTTTTCCATGGAAGTCCACACGTCCATTGCTTACCAAACTAGCGGATAGGCTCTCTTCCTACatgttgatatatatatatatcagttagttagagaaaagaaaactctGCTCATATCATATGTTGCTCTTGCTAGCTAGTTTGGCTTTGGATCAAGAATTGTGAATTACCTTCTCGAAGACTTGGtcaaaatcttcaaatttttccATGGAGGGCTGAATGAAGGACTTGTCATATGGATCGCCTGCAGCTGATTTAGGTTGCTCCATTGAGACTATGCTATTTGCAAAAGGAGCTGGCTAGGAGATT
The window above is part of the Prunus dulcis chromosome 1, ALMONDv2, whole genome shotgun sequence genome. Proteins encoded here:
- the LOC117616028 gene encoding protein NRT1/ PTR FAMILY 8.2-like; the encoded protein is MVAYLVFEMRQSLPSAATHVTDWIGAAYVLTLVGAFLADAYLGRFKTIIIFSCVYAVGMVLLTLSTSIDSLRPPPCTTRPCNKATDGQTAFLYGALGLIALGTGGIKPCVSSFGADQFDEADSREVQTKYAFFNWFFFAINIGALLGITVLVYIQDNKGWTWGFGIPTIAMICSIAILAAGVPYYRYQKPMGSPFTRFIQVAVASVRNHFNGVEVVREADLYEVKTNQSDILGARKLPHTTQYRFLDKAAVVTDPEGSPKSRWMLCTVTQVEEFKCFIRVLPVWTSTIALSISFSQLSTFFVSQANKTNRHLGPNFEIPAGSVPVFAAINALILVPIYEKWMVPTIRRRTGHPRGLTSLQRMGVGLFVSIFALGSAALVEKKRRDHLNPLSKMSVFWLLPQFFLIGTAEVFTYVGQLEFFYDEATDGTRSISSAMFLSEIGIGSWLSTALVKIIDSATGGEEQGWLRNDLNMSKLDYFYWILTAINGVNFLVYLWVARRYKGRHGSRTSVRDGDES